The Candidatus Scalindua japonica genome includes a region encoding these proteins:
- the ffh gene encoding signal recognition particle protein gives MFESITGNFETIFNKMRGRGRLSEQNIQDGLREVRVALLEADTNYKVVKDFIKKVTEKAVGEEVLKSVTPGQQIVKIVQTEMANLMGPGDSTIKYVDGDITVIMLAGLQGSGKTTTAGKLANMILSKGKSPLLVAADVQRPAAIEQLKVIGRQLNIPVYSEKGSNPLKICKWAMKRAFLDKHNVVILDTAGRLHVDEELMLELNQIKKQIKPTQIFFVCDSMTGQDAVNSAKEFHSQLNFDGVILTKLDGDTRGGAALSIKAVTGKPIKFVGLGEKLDKLEEFHPDRMASRILGMGDVVSLVEKAQLAIDEKEAEKLEKKIKDNTLTLDDFLNQLQQVRKMGPMKDILGMIPGMGKKMKGMDVDENQLKRVEAIIRSMTLEERMNPEKIEGSRRHRISRGSGTNSQDVSQLLKQFKQMKKMFRSLGDIDPKSFQGGEGLPTDAMRLPRKIRSKRKKVKRKKK, from the coding sequence ATGTTTGAATCAATTACCGGTAATTTCGAGACAATATTTAATAAAATGCGCGGCAGGGGCAGGCTGAGCGAGCAAAACATACAAGATGGTTTGCGTGAAGTCAGGGTCGCGCTCCTGGAAGCGGATACAAATTATAAGGTCGTAAAGGATTTCATAAAAAAGGTTACAGAAAAGGCAGTCGGCGAGGAAGTTCTTAAAAGTGTTACACCGGGCCAGCAGATAGTAAAAATAGTACAAACCGAGATGGCAAATCTTATGGGCCCTGGTGACTCTACCATAAAGTATGTAGACGGGGACATTACTGTCATCATGCTTGCCGGGCTACAGGGAAGCGGAAAGACGACAACGGCAGGTAAGCTTGCAAATATGATTTTGTCAAAAGGCAAAAGTCCGTTACTCGTAGCTGCTGATGTTCAGAGACCGGCTGCTATTGAGCAGTTGAAGGTGATTGGGCGGCAGCTTAATATCCCGGTATATTCTGAAAAAGGTTCTAATCCCCTTAAGATATGCAAATGGGCGATGAAGCGTGCGTTTCTTGACAAGCATAATGTAGTCATTCTGGATACTGCTGGCAGATTGCATGTTGATGAAGAGTTGATGTTGGAATTGAATCAGATTAAGAAACAGATAAAACCAACACAGATCTTCTTTGTTTGTGATTCTATGACCGGTCAGGACGCTGTTAACAGCGCAAAAGAGTTCCATTCGCAACTTAATTTTGATGGTGTAATTTTAACAAAATTGGATGGTGATACCAGGGGTGGCGCCGCACTATCAATCAAAGCCGTTACCGGTAAACCTATAAAATTTGTAGGGCTTGGTGAGAAGCTTGACAAGCTTGAGGAATTTCATCCGGACCGCATGGCTTCCAGAATTCTTGGAATGGGTGACGTTGTTTCTCTGGTTGAAAAAGCCCAGTTGGCTATTGATGAGAAAGAGGCTGAAAAACTAGAAAAAAAGATTAAAGATAATACACTGACACTTGACGATTTTCTCAACCAGTTACAGCAGGTAAGGAAAATGGGGCCAATGAAAGATATACTCGGTATGATTCCTGGAATGGGCAAAAAGATGAAGGGGATGGATGTTGATGAGAATCAACTGAAAAGGGTTGAGGCGATTATTCGGTCAATGACACTTGAAGAGCGAATGAACCCTGAAAAAATTGAGGGTAGCAGGAGACATAGAATATCTCGTGGAAGCGGAACAAACTCACAGGATGTAAGCCAGCTGCTTAAGCAATTCAAGCAAATGAAGAAAATGTTCAGGTCACTTGGTGATATAGACCCAAAAAGCTTTCAGGGAGGGGAAGGACTGCCGACTGATGCCATGAGACTTCCAAGAAAGATCAGGAGTAAGCGAAAGAAGGTAAAAAGAAAAAAGAAGTGA
- a CDS encoding site-specific integrase: protein MKKTILINITKNGEQRTVPLNKNALSVLEKKFKVKSLKIDYVFLNRYGWKVNHNSLRNVFHKLIREAGIDNFRLHDLRHTFATRMAQKGIDIYKISKLLSHKDIKMTQRYAVIVLIA, encoded by the coding sequence TTGAAGAAAACTATTCTTATTAATATCACAAAGAATGGTGAACAGAGAACCGTGCCTCTTAATAAGAACGCATTAAGTGTTCTTGAAAAGAAGTTTAAAGTCAAGAGCCTGAAAATTGACTATGTGTTTCTCAACAGATATGGTTGGAAAGTCAATCATAACAGTCTCAGGAACGTCTTTCATAAATTAATACGAGAGGCAGGAATTGACAACTTCAGACTGCATGATTTGAGGCATACCTTTGCAACACGCATGGCGCAAAAGGGAATCGATATCTATAAGATATCAAAATTATTAAGTCACAAAGATATTAAGATGACTCAGCGTTATGCTGTCATTGTCCTGATAGCTTGA
- a CDS encoding YraN family protein — protein sequence MNNRLLGLGELCKKGEALAGKLLIKRGCKILKRNYVSRYGEIDIIAYDKGAISFVEVKTRRTENYGPPELAVTKEKRKRIIRTAQNYLVVNKIEDTDCRFDVVSVFFKENDNKPEIEFFKGAFTADEY from the coding sequence ATGAATAACCGTCTACTGGGTCTTGGTGAACTTTGCAAAAAGGGTGAAGCCCTGGCAGGAAAGCTTTTGATAAAAAGAGGCTGCAAGATACTGAAACGGAATTATGTAAGCAGATACGGAGAGATTGATATTATCGCTTATGACAAAGGTGCTATCAGCTTCGTTGAAGTAAAGACGCGCCGGACAGAGAATTATGGCCCACCCGAGTTGGCAGTAACGAAAGAGAAAAGAAAAAGAATAATTCGTACCGCGCAGAATTACCTTGTGGTAAATAAAATCGAAGATACAGATTGCCGTTTTGATGTTGTTTCTGTTTTTTTCAAAGAAAACGATAACAAACCAGAAATTGAATTTTTTAAAGGCGCATTTACCGCTGATGAGTATTAA
- the rpsP gene encoding 30S ribosomal protein S16, protein MVKLRLKRMGRRNRAFFRLCAFDAREERDGRSIEQLGTYDPMEKDEDKKVVLKRERIEYWLSVGAQPTETVASILKKNKIGIKS, encoded by the coding sequence ATGGTAAAATTAAGATTAAAGAGAATGGGGCGAAGAAACAGGGCTTTTTTCAGGCTTTGTGCGTTTGATGCGAGGGAAGAGCGAGATGGAAGAAGTATTGAGCAGTTAGGGACTTATGATCCTATGGAAAAAGATGAGGACAAGAAGGTCGTATTGAAGAGAGAAAGGATCGAATACTGGCTTAGTGTGGGTGCTCAACCAACAGAGACAGTTGCCAGCATTCTTAAAAAGAACAAAATAGGAATTAAATCATAA
- a CDS encoding SxtJ family membrane protein, which yields MRKPKDEIKEIKKFGFGLTALLCLVGGLQYYKGHVDVCVWFFGFAGLVITLAFFTPIILKPVFKVITTVGNAIGWVNTRIILGIIYYLIFTPIGLFAKLIGKDFLDERIERNAKSYWVKKDSGLFSKKQFERQF from the coding sequence GTGCGTAAACCAAAAGATGAAATAAAAGAGATAAAGAAATTTGGATTTGGTCTGACTGCTTTGTTATGTCTCGTTGGTGGATTGCAATATTATAAAGGGCATGTTGATGTTTGTGTATGGTTTTTCGGATTTGCCGGCCTTGTCATAACATTGGCATTTTTTACACCGATTATTTTAAAGCCGGTATTTAAAGTAATAACAACTGTGGGTAATGCGATAGGGTGGGTAAATACCAGGATTATTCTGGGTATAATTTATTACCTGATTTTTACACCAATTGGTCTGTTCGCAAAGTTAATAGGAAAGGATTTTCTAGACGAACGTATTGAAAGGAATGCAAAGTCATATTGGGTTAAGAAAGATTCCGGTTTGTTTTCTAAGAAGCAATTTGAGCGGCAGTTTTAG
- the trmD gene encoding tRNA (guanosine(37)-N1)-methyltransferase TrmD, translated as MRIDILTLFPEMFQNVLGESILKIAREKELVSFHLHNIRDYSNDKHRCVDDKPYGGGAGMVMTPEPVFNAVEAVEILDDAAATKILLTPQGETFNQEIAGELSKKARLMIICGRYEGFDERIRSGIGAIEISIGDYVLTGGEIPAMVVIDSVTRLVPGVLGGDNSLQDESFVNKTLEYPQYTRPAEFRGMKVPEVLKSGHHSKIEEWKTENAILRTQERRPDLLKDKTK; from the coding sequence ATGCGAATAGATATCTTGACCCTGTTTCCTGAAATGTTTCAGAATGTACTGGGGGAAAGCATTTTGAAGATTGCTCGCGAAAAGGAGCTTGTGAGTTTTCATCTGCACAATATCAGAGATTATTCTAATGATAAACACAGGTGTGTAGATGATAAACCATACGGGGGAGGCGCCGGTATGGTTATGACGCCCGAGCCTGTATTTAATGCGGTTGAGGCGGTTGAGATACTTGATGATGCAGCGGCGACAAAGATATTGCTGACACCCCAGGGAGAGACGTTTAATCAGGAAATTGCTGGTGAGTTGTCGAAAAAGGCCCGCTTAATGATAATATGCGGACGCTACGAGGGGTTTGACGAAAGAATCAGATCCGGGATAGGTGCTATTGAAATTTCTATAGGTGATTATGTACTTACTGGCGGAGAGATTCCGGCAATGGTTGTAATTGACTCGGTTACGAGATTAGTTCCAGGGGTCCTGGGTGGAGATAATTCGTTACAAGATGAGTCATTTGTGAATAAGACTCTGGAATATCCTCAGTATACGAGACCTGCGGAGTTCAGGGGAATGAAAGTTCCTGAGGTTTTGAAGTCCGGTCATCATTCAAAGATAGAAGAGTGGAAAACGGAAAACGCCATTTTGAGAACACAGGAGAGAAGACCTGATTTATTGAAAGATAAAACAAAATAA
- the murA gene encoding UDP-N-acetylglucosamine 1-carboxyvinyltransferase: MEKMVIEGGYPLNGRVRVNGAKNAALPIMAACLLIHGTSKLRGIPELTDVKTLCDILNELGVETKKCQDGSLDITVKDESNITAPYDLVRRMRASICVLGPLLGKRGMAKVSIPGGCSIGSRPIDIHLKGIEALGAEVEVKDGYVIATGEKLKGSRVYLGGPYGSTVLGTCNIMMAAVLAEGRTIIENAACEPEVQDLANFLNKAGANISAIGENNLIIDGVDELNGVDYEIIPDRIEAGTIMIAGAITGGNIVLENDASCYLASVIDKLREAGVYIDLRDAVNNSSGYENKGECIVKSDGNIKPINLTTLPYPGMPTDMQAQFTTLLSIANGTSVITERVFPHRFMHIAELNRMGANIMNEDAIAIIKGVSSLSGTTVMASDLRASASLIVAGLAAKGVTEIRRLYHIDRGYERLEDRLANLGAKIWREKE, translated from the coding sequence ATGGAAAAAATGGTAATTGAGGGTGGATACCCCTTAAACGGAAGGGTCAGGGTAAATGGCGCCAAAAATGCTGCGCTGCCTATTATGGCCGCATGTCTATTGATACATGGTACCTCAAAATTACGGGGCATTCCTGAACTTACAGATGTCAAAACTCTTTGCGATATCCTTAACGAGCTTGGTGTAGAAACGAAAAAATGCCAGGATGGTTCACTGGATATTACTGTAAAAGATGAGAGTAATATAACGGCCCCGTACGATCTTGTGAGGAGAATGAGGGCGTCAATCTGCGTTCTGGGGCCATTGCTTGGAAAAAGAGGTATGGCAAAAGTGTCAATTCCCGGCGGGTGCTCAATTGGCTCCAGACCTATAGACATTCATCTTAAAGGAATTGAAGCGCTGGGCGCTGAGGTTGAAGTGAAGGATGGCTATGTAATTGCTACCGGTGAAAAGCTGAAAGGCAGCAGGGTTTATCTTGGAGGTCCCTACGGCTCAACAGTACTTGGCACATGTAACATAATGATGGCTGCTGTACTTGCGGAGGGAAGAACTATAATAGAAAATGCGGCCTGTGAACCTGAAGTGCAGGACCTTGCTAACTTTCTTAATAAAGCAGGGGCTAATATAAGTGCAATAGGTGAGAACAACCTGATTATAGATGGTGTTGATGAGCTGAACGGAGTTGACTACGAGATAATACCCGACAGAATTGAAGCCGGGACTATTATGATCGCGGGTGCAATTACGGGAGGAAATATAGTTTTAGAAAATGATGCTTCATGCTATCTGGCTTCGGTTATCGACAAATTACGAGAGGCTGGTGTTTATATTGATCTCCGTGATGCCGTTAATAACAGTTCTGGCTATGAAAATAAAGGTGAATGTATAGTTAAAAGCGATGGAAACATTAAACCGATAAATCTTACCACATTACCGTATCCTGGTATGCCTACCGATATGCAAGCACAATTTACCACATTGCTGAGCATAGCAAATGGGACAAGTGTTATAACAGAGAGGGTATTCCCGCACAGATTTATGCATATTGCGGAACTTAACAGGATGGGCGCGAATATCATGAATGAAGATGCTATTGCTATTATTAAAGGCGTATCATCGCTTTCAGGGACAACAGTGATGGCATCTGATTTAAGAGCAAGTGCGTCTTTAATAGTTGCAGGGTTAGCTGCTAAGGGTGTTACAGAGATCAGGCGACTATATCATATTGACAGGGGGTACGAAAGGCTGGAAGATCGTCTGGCAAATCTGGGTGCAAAAATATGGCGGGAAAAGGAGTAA
- the fabD gene encoding ACP S-malonyltransferase — protein MTKIYVFPGQGSQAVGMGGELFDQFSELVKQADEVLGYSIKNLCLEDTDKKLGQTDHTQPALYIVNALTYLSKTGEANLRPDFVAGHSLGEYNALFAAGVFDFITGLKLVKKRGEIMVKATGGGMAAVIGMQPEKIKQVLKDASFETIDIANLNSPKQTVISGRKEDIDAVKAVFEEAGVKLFIPLKVSGAFHSRYMLDAQDEFADFLKNFAFQPVEIPVIANYTAAPYQNSEIVDNMTQQISNPVRWIETIQYLKMQPDTEFEEIGPGKVLTKLIGQIS, from the coding sequence TTTGATCAATTTTCGGAATTAGTGAAACAGGCTGATGAGGTATTGGGGTATTCTATAAAAAATCTTTGTCTGGAGGATACTGATAAAAAACTGGGACAGACGGATCATACGCAGCCGGCGTTGTATATAGTGAATGCACTTACCTATTTGAGTAAAACAGGAGAAGCAAATCTTCGTCCTGATTTTGTCGCAGGGCATAGTCTCGGTGAATATAATGCTCTTTTCGCTGCCGGCGTGTTCGACTTTATCACAGGTTTAAAGCTGGTAAAAAAAAGAGGAGAAATTATGGTCAAGGCGACCGGGGGCGGTATGGCGGCTGTTATTGGAATGCAACCTGAAAAAATCAAACAGGTCTTAAAAGATGCCTCTTTTGAGACAATAGATATTGCGAATCTTAATTCTCCGAAACAGACGGTAATTTCAGGCCGTAAAGAGGACATTGATGCCGTTAAGGCCGTTTTTGAAGAAGCAGGAGTTAAATTGTTTATTCCATTAAAGGTAAGTGGTGCGTTCCATTCGCGCTATATGCTGGATGCACAGGATGAGTTTGCTGACTTTTTAAAGAATTTTGCATTTCAACCAGTTGAAATCCCGGTAATTGCCAACTATACCGCAGCGCCTTATCAAAACAGTGAAATTGTCGATAACATGACCCAGCAGATCAGCAATCCGGTACGTTGGATAGAAACTATTCAATATCTTAAGATGCAGCCTGATACGGAATTTGAGGAGATTGGCCCGGGTAAAGTATTAACCAAATTAATAGGACAAATATCATAA
- a CDS encoding carbamoyltransferase — protein sequence MNIIGISAFYHDSAACLVRDGEIVAAAQEERFTRKKHDFHFPTNAVEYCLKEAGVNAEGIDYVGFYDKPFIKFERILYSYLAYAPFGIRSFFKSIPLWIKQKLFIRDIVKKKIGFKGDVLFPEHHESHAASAFYPSPFSDAAILTIDAVGEWTTTSYGIGEENQIQILSELKFPHSLGLLYSAFTYYTGFKVNSAEYKVMGLAPYGEPRYVDTILNELIDLKEDGSFKLNMKYFNYCTGLTMTNSRFSKLFDGPPSKPESGITQREMDLARSIQIVTEEVVQRMANHVYKETGKKNLCLAGGVALNCVSNGKLLREGPFENLWIQPAAGDAGGALGVALLIWYEYLSNDREVKEAKSMQKASYIGNHYEDKEIEDFLTKEGSHFEKLKTDEIPSIVAELIAGENVIGWFEGRMEFGPRSLGSRSIIGDPRSKEMQSVMNVKIKYRESFRPFAPSVLKEHVSDYFDMDCESPYMLLVANIKDEKKIKMSGDEERLFGLEKLKVARSDVPAITHVDYSARIQTVSREDNPLFYSVIEEFYKKTGCPMVVNTSFNVRGEPIVCRPEEAYKCFMRTGMDYLIMGSYLLDKKRQKPLEDDIDWQKEFEPD from the coding sequence ATGAATATCATTGGTATTTCAGCTTTTTATCATGATAGCGCTGCATGTCTTGTAAGGGATGGTGAGATAGTAGCCGCTGCGCAAGAAGAGAGGTTTACGAGGAAAAAGCACGATTTTCATTTTCCTACTAATGCGGTGGAGTATTGTTTAAAGGAAGCGGGTGTCAATGCGGAAGGTATTGACTATGTCGGGTTTTATGATAAGCCGTTTATTAAATTTGAGAGAATCTTATATAGCTATCTTGCATATGCGCCGTTTGGGATAAGATCATTTTTTAAATCAATTCCGTTGTGGATTAAACAAAAACTTTTTATAAGGGATATTGTTAAGAAGAAGATTGGATTCAAAGGGGATGTATTATTCCCTGAACATCATGAGTCTCATGCAGCTTCCGCATTCTATCCATCTCCATTCTCAGATGCGGCAATATTGACAATTGATGCAGTGGGAGAGTGGACGACAACAAGCTATGGTATTGGAGAAGAGAATCAGATTCAAATCCTGTCCGAGTTAAAGTTTCCACATTCATTAGGACTTTTATATTCTGCTTTTACCTATTACACCGGATTTAAAGTTAATTCTGCTGAGTATAAAGTTATGGGGTTGGCACCTTATGGAGAGCCCAGATATGTTGATACTATCTTAAATGAGTTGATTGACTTGAAAGAAGATGGCTCTTTCAAGTTGAACATGAAATATTTCAATTATTGTACAGGGCTCACAATGACAAACAGCCGATTCAGCAAATTGTTTGACGGTCCTCCTTCCAAACCGGAGTCAGGAATTACTCAAAGAGAGATGGACCTGGCAAGATCAATACAGATTGTTACCGAAGAGGTGGTACAACGTATGGCAAACCATGTTTATAAAGAGACCGGGAAGAAGAACCTGTGTCTTGCGGGAGGTGTCGCACTGAATTGTGTATCAAATGGTAAGCTGTTAAGAGAAGGGCCTTTTGAAAATCTGTGGATTCAACCCGCGGCGGGTGATGCGGGCGGTGCCCTGGGTGTGGCGTTACTGATCTGGTACGAGTATTTGAGTAATGATCGGGAAGTAAAAGAAGCAAAGTCGATGCAGAAGGCATCTTACATAGGAAATCACTATGAGGATAAAGAGATAGAGGATTTTCTAACGAAAGAGGGTTCTCATTTTGAGAAACTTAAAACAGACGAAATACCGTCAATAGTTGCGGAATTGATTGCGGGTGAGAATGTGATAGGGTGGTTTGAGGGAAGGATGGAATTTGGTCCGCGTTCACTTGGTTCGAGAAGTATTATTGGGGACCCGCGTTCAAAAGAAATGCAGTCGGTAATGAATGTAAAGATTAAATACAGAGAGTCATTCAGGCCGTTTGCTCCGTCGGTATTGAAGGAACATGTGTCAGATTATTTTGATATGGATTGCGAAAGTCCGTATATGCTATTAGTGGCAAATATAAAAGATGAGAAAAAGATCAAAATGTCAGGTGATGAAGAGAGGTTATTTGGTCTGGAAAAGTTAAAAGTGGCACGCTCTGATGTGCCGGCAATTACACATGTAGATTACTCCGCAAGGATACAGACTGTATCCAGGGAAGATAATCCTCTGTTTTATAGTGTCATAGAAGAGTTTTACAAAAAAACCGGTTGCCCCATGGTTGTTAATACCTCCTTTAATGTTAGAGGTGAACCAATAGTGTGTCGGCCTGAAGAGGCTTATAAATGCTTTATGAGAACAGGAATGGATTATCTCATTATGGGAAGCTATCTTCTGGACAAAAAGAGACAGAAACCGTTAGAGGATGATATTGATTGGCAAAAGGAGTTTGAGCCTGATTGA
- a CDS encoding DUF5989 family protein yields the protein MSIVGELWAFMKVRKKFWLAPIIVLLLLLGFLIIFTESSAVAPFIYALF from the coding sequence ATTTCAATAGTTGGTGAATTGTGGGCATTTATGAAGGTACGTAAGAAATTCTGGCTTGCACCTATTATTGTCCTTTTATTGTTACTTGGGTTCTTGATAATATTTACAGAAAGTTCTGCCGTTGCGCCATTTATTTACGCTCTGTTTTGA